The DNA segment ctttatttcaCGAAGGTTACATAtatactaagtgtacaatcattataGACCaactacttatttccagcatggccttcacacataaactattacaaaaacacatatactaacttacatattaagcaacatacaaaacatacaatcacactatcactatcatacatttctcatgtaattcaacataattattaattatgcatgtattcaacatttcttcgacaaacacaactcagtttaatatgatgattataaataacaataatttcatcctgtaaataatgtagatatattcagtaaaactacattcaatcaatatattttcaacatttacacatttggtagtatccattacaagttgttgcaagaatgtcatatacgtacattaacccaatcatgtaaataatgaactatttattataatgtgaattaaataaagtgtcaagatttttttcatAAGTGATAATATTATTCTGCcaataagtagccttttaatgcatgtttaaaggctggtagcttatcttgacatttaatgtatgtaggaagataattccaaattttcattgctttataggcaaatgtatttttgatatagtttgttctaggttttacaacaaaaagatccttgttttctgaagaacgcaACCTATAGTGCTCGTTTTTGGCAAATGTCAACAATTATGTGAAGTACGAAGGagtcaaacatttcatgcttttgaaaacaagtaatgaaagatgataatagcacctgtcttcaaaagatagcaaccctgactgtttgaatatgtttccaGAGTGGCTAGTTCCCGACTTTATTATTAGCTTAATCGCTCTTTTCTGAATATAAGTGATTTTTGTGGTATCTGAGGAATATGTAAATCCCCAGACACTACAACAGTACTccatgtttgacatgatatatgcattataatacaataatttcatctcgtCTGTTAGATAATATGCTATTCTTCTTAGAAGTgccaattttaaattaagacTATTCACTACAGTATTAACATGTGTATGCCATGACAATGTCTGATCAACATGCACCCGAGGACCTTTTTTGACATTTCACGTTTTCTACTGACAATCCATCTATTGATAGTTCAAGGTGCATTGCATGTTTTGCTTTATAGTTAGTAGATATGTCACGGTACCGATAACTACACATGTGGTGAAGAGGTGTGCAAGCGGTCCGGTAGgtcagtcggtagagcactcgcCCTGATAGCGAGGGGTCCCGGGTTCGAGCCCCGGTCTGGCTGCACTCTTTTTTCACCCTATGACacatataatcatatatttgGTTTTTGATGGATGGATTGACATATTATTCGTcttacaccaacagttcacactGTTAAGactttttttgtatatctgATTGAATGCTCAATATATTTGGACCTATTTTGTATAACGTCTTGTATaatcatctgcatataagtcaatacatgaattggaagaaattaaaggcatatcattgatgtatattaGAAAAAGTAAGGGTCCGAGTATTGATCCTTGAGGGACACCCGAcaaagttttcattttctcaGAATAAATGTTGTACCCTTTTACAAATTGCATCCTGTTAGTCAGATAGGACCTAAATAATTTCATAGACCTGTCTGTGAAGTGATAAAGTTTAAGTTTGTGTAAGAATATTTCATGGTCAactaagtattattattataattacaatagtaataataaaagtaataattacattgatgatgatgatgatgatgatgatgatgatgatgatgatgatgctgctgctgctgctgctgctgatgctgatgatgatgatgatgatgatgatgatgatgatgctgctgctgctgctgctgcttctgctgctgctgctgatgatgatgatgatgatgatttctAATACATGATTTATACTAGCAGTGTaatattttttcagataaaACAGACGAAAATGAATGAACAGATGAAAAGAACAATTAAACTGTTTGTCTTTATACTGGTGGCTATCAGTGCAGAACTTCAGGCGGCAAACCATCCAAATCAAACGAAACTAATTCGTCAGTTTAAACCCgaacaaaaaacatgtaaagtTCTTTTAAATCACACAAGTGCTCAGAAGCTTGCGAAGTCCTTCAATGTATTTCAGCCAGACTTTGCTAGACTCCAGTTGTATTTCCACAACATTTCCCACGTTGGCTACAGGAATGATGTTATCATGCCATTTCACTGGGTGTGGACGTACTACACAGTACATGGTCTGTTCACGTACCTCAAGTGGCCTTTGGACTTCCCACTATTGTCCTTCGGTCTCCTCGGTGCAAAGACATTACCAGATGGGCACTATCTCGAGTTGGTAGCTGTTAACGCATCTAACTGCACACTTACTATTGGGGAACTTGAAACGACCAGACAAATAGCAGAAGCGCTGAAAGATTTTTCTCATAATTACATCGAGAAAAGCCGCAATGAGAAAGGCTTTGATTACTCCTACTGGTGTTATTTGGCCGAAATCCCTGGTATCGAAGAGACGATAAAATATAAACTGAGAATATATACTGGCTATCCGTTGTCAACTGCAGGGTATAATTGTTGCCATACAGAGCACAACATCACTAATGCCAGTGATAGTTTTGTGGTatgcaaaaataagcaataCACGCAAAGCATTGAAAGCTCTCTCATACCATATGCAATGAGTTTGGTTGCCTTTGCATATTTTCCTATTGCATTAATGAAAGCAAGCAAGCGCTTAGTAAAAGTAAACACACGTATGCAACCTCGAAACAACGACCAGAATCGGTACATAAGTGTTGAAGAAAATCCGGACTTAACTTCGGACGAAACGGATGAAGGAAATTTCGTTTATTTAGATGGTACAGCTccaatatgttttacaaatatagtCAGTGGACTCTTCGGATTTAGCAGAAAGTACCCATATGCAGCTTCTAGAATTCATAGGGCGCTCTTTGTCTCTCTTGTGCCTAGTATCATCTATATTCGGCTTCTTGTGTAcaataaatatctgaaaatggACACGATGGCAATGTTGAAGCATAATTGTCCGCTTGGATATCTGTCTCTGCTTGCAGGATTCGAAAACAGCAGAAAAGTTTTCCTACCGGCTCTCGGTGGTCCATTCTGTCTTCTTTTAGCATATTACATTGCAAGCGTGATCTTTCTAATTTTGCCTTCCGATATTGATAGCATATTTGAGTTGGGATCAGAACGAAATTATTCTTTTTCGCATTTTTCTCCCATGTTATTCAGTCtgaaaacaatagaaaaatacTCCCACAGAAATATTGTGTGCAAATATGGATATGCAAAAGCAAGCGCTATATGTTCTGGTGGTGTTTTCATGTTAACAAATCCAATTTTCTGGTGCTATATGTTTCAGGTTCAATTTCATCGGCTGGTGACCGTGTTTGAGTCATTAAAACTCGTGTTCAGAAGATATTTTCCCTTATGCATAATGTCATTTGTTGTCCTTTGCCCAATCGTGCTAGTATTATGCATTCTTGAAATAATGTTAGTGATTATACTCTATGGCTTTCCAGTGTTTAACTGGATGTATGTGGTCGTTCAAAGCTACACTCGATTTATTGTCCAGTTGTTCCAAACACATCCTGTTCTTTCCAAATTGGGTCATTTCACACTCCTGAAATCAGTTTTCAGCATTTTCATTAGCATATTCTTCTTGTACTATGTATTCagtttttgtacaatatttacgTACACGTTTGTGTTTCTGTCTAAGATATGTGTATTTAGTTTTCTGGCAATTATTGTATATCCTTCCACCTCGTTTGGCTACCTTTTCTTTGGAATTGTACTTGtgtattacattttcaaaatggtAACAGGTTTTGGTGAAGGATATGTAGAGCTTCTTTCTGAAGCAGTCGAAGCTAGTACAGAGTTGGAAGACGATCCATTCAGGGCTCATGTTGTAGATGGTACCTTAGTCGTTTCCGATACACAGTTCGGAGGAATACGTAAACTTCAGATTGGTTCAACAACAATCGAGTTGACAATCCAGCAGCAAAACATTGTTCAAGGTCGACTTGCCTCAGGGAAAGCCAAAGTAAGACAAGAAAACTATAAATCTGGAATTCCGAACGATCTTTTCATGAAATTGGTCAACAAATATCGCCCAGTTCACATTCAAGTAGCTCTTGCAACTTTAAAGCTGATACTCATCATGTCGCTTATAGCTTTCACGCTTAGCATCATAACTACCAAGCCCTTAGGTGCAAATGAAGGGATATCGGAGGTCATGCATGTCGTGTTTCTCCTTGCCATAGGTGCTCTGCCAAGAGTTTTGGAACTCGCGTTCAATAATATGAACCATTCTGTTCAAAAGGATATAAAACTTAGAAAGATAAAAGCCGACATTTTGAAGTACTGGCATGGAGCGGATGTTGGTATAGTGGAGGAAATCAAATGAGTAGTAGCAGTAACACCACCCAGTATAAGTTATTAAGCCGAAACTAATAAAAGACCTTCACAGATCTTGTGTTCGTGCGTGCAGTTCAAAATGTCCCAGATTGGCTCGTTTATATGTAAGCTAAAGGCAGTCTATGGGACTTGAACTCATTAATAAATAGATTTCACCCACCACCATTTGTTTTCGCAAGATTTTCaattgttatatgtatatatttacacctcaacttccattccttaaatgaactgccttgcagcaattgcgttcatcaatcgatgaacgcaacatcttcggatatgttcggatcgcaattcattgcataacaatatacatgaaaaagatttatcttgttattgtttgtattgtgtcagaaggtcccgtaaaatataaatcaacattttagaaagtgttagttttttaaattttatatgtgtagttgccataactgtttgaattttacgttttaaagtgatttcaagtggttgatcttttcccgcgatattgtgacgtcatttgaaaaaaatgcttccggttagagtcgggtcgttctatttacagaatgggtaggaaTGGGTTACTGAaaaggtttttttaaatgaaattaagtttttttttaacaattcttgaataaaataatgaactattggtgtaaatataagtcatgaattgcgggcttgatatcattatcggggatatgaacgcaattgggctggtcaaagtactcgtggagtcctttggactccacacactttgaccagcccaattgcgttcataccccgataatgacatcaagcccgcaattcattccttaaatattggTCATAAATGTGCAAAATGGGTGCAGCTTAAAAAGTTCTTTTGATTATACAAGTGTTATTTTCTGAGCATTTGCATAATTCATTGtcaaaatgaaagtttttttaatgtaaacatttgttCTACTGCTTgtgtaattttaaatgtatgtttttattcttttttttcataattaacgTGAAATTGTGTCTCTTTGGTCTGGATGTGTTTGTTAAATTATAATTCATGCAGCCTTTGCGTTATAATCATGTTTACATGTGTGCAAATATTTCTGTCACAGTTTCCTCTTATACTGCATGCTTCCACAATTTCATTGAGTACTCTTGTTGACTTTATACTTGTTGACGTATAGCAATAATGATTTTAgttcaatatataaaactagaATTAGTATGTATTTTTCCGCTTAAAAATATATGGATGAGTTCGTCTTTGGAAAGACTtcactgatattgtttttaacatttgcaAACAGATGTATAAAATACCACTTGTGTTatgttttggaataaaattatataccaaCATTGCATAATTTATGTTCAGATAAATCATGTTCTCAAAACAAAGAATTGATAATTGTAACTTTCCTTTTggcattaaatatatatctctTAAAACACAGCGTCGTTACAAAGTTTATTTTGGAAGGCAAACTTCTAACGATGTTCTCAACAACTGCGGAAGGGACAACCGGGGGTAATAAGGTGGTCTGTTTTCCTACTAACATTCCACATAGAGACAGCCAAGTTCGTTCCATTGATATCCCCCGTCCGATTAGGCAAAGATGACAGGGAAATCACGTGTTGGTGATATATTCCATCAGAAACATGGAATATGGTTGCAGAGTGATGGACTTTTATAACAGTAAATATGAGATATGAGTTtgtttgcaactgtttgaaaaaaaagaatattgtatatcgatttattttagatttgaCCTATTagcctagtttttgacccaacgttaccaagtttcaaactaaaaaatctgattaagtttcatgaaaattggACCGGCAgtattgcaaaaatatagcctctagaaTGTTCCCAAGGTTTATCCATCTAAGTTTTGATCTGATGACCTCGTTGTTGACCCGATGTGACCTAGTGTCAAACTATGCAAATATTTCTTCGAGGTAAATATTctaattaaattttatgaagTTCGGAGCATATGTATTGCGTCTGTTTGTTCTCAGATTTCTCTTATATTTGACCTAATAACCAAGTTTTGACCCTATGTGACCCGTTTTAAAAGTCTACCAAGATGAAATTAAGGGGAAGATTCTGACAACAGTTCGATGAAAGTCTGACCAATTAGTACCAATATTAAGTTCCGGACATGAGTTTCAAATAGTTGACCAAGTGACCAAGATTCTGACCTTACGGGACCCAGTTACAAACGAGTCATCGAAATTATCAAGATTCAgattaagtttcatattgaACCTGATATATTGCCTCTAGAATGTTCCAAAGCTTTTTTCTAATGTTTGATCTGGTTACCTAGCTTTTGATCCGAAGTGACCCACTTTAAAATGCGGTGAGATTTCAGCAAGGATAACATTCTgtccaagtttgaacataatctgaccaagcATGACCGTGATATGGTTCtagacaataaaatatttgactttgttaccaatttttttatcaaatgcaaGCCACTTTTAAATATG comes from the Mya arenaria isolate MELC-2E11 chromosome 13, ASM2691426v1 genome and includes:
- the LOC128213206 gene encoding uncharacterized protein LOC128213206 → MNEQMKRTIKLFVFILVAISAELQAANHPNQTKLIRQFKPEQKTCKVLLNHTSAQKLAKSFNVFQPDFARLQLYFHNISHVGYRNDVIMPFHWVWTYYTVHGLFTYLKWPLDFPLLSFGLLGAKTLPDGHYLELVAVNASNCTLTIGELETTRQIAEALKDFSHNYIEKSRNEKGFDYSYWCYLAEIPGIEETIKYKLRIYTGYPLSTAGYNCCHTEHNITNASDSFVVCKNKQYTQSIESSLIPYAMSLVAFAYFPIALMKASKRLVKVNTRMQPRNNDQNRYISVEENPDLTSDETDEGNFVYLDGTAPICFTNIVSGLFGFSRKYPYAASRIHRALFVSLVPSIIYIRLLVYNKYLKMDTMAMLKHNCPLGYLSLLAGFENSRKVFLPALGGPFCLLLAYYIASVIFLILPSDIDSIFELGSERNYSFSHFSPMLFSLKTIEKYSHRNIVCKYGYAKASAICSGGVFMLTNPIFWCYMFQVQFHRLVTVFESLKLVFRRYFPLCIMSFVVLCPIVLVLCILEIMLVIILYGFPVFNWMYVVVQSYTRFIVQLFQTHPVLSKLGHFTLLKSVFSIFISIFFLYYVFSFCTIFTYTFVFLSKICVFSFLAIIVYPSTSFGYLFFGIVLVYYIFKMVTGFGEGYVELLSEAVEASTELEDDPFRAHVVDGTLVVSDTQFGGIRKLQIGSTTIELTIQQQNIVQGRLASGKAKVRQENYKSGIPNDLFMKLVNKYRPVHIQVALATLKLILIMSLIAFTLSIITTKPLGANEGISEVMHVVFLLAIGALPRVLELAFNNMNHSVQKDIKLRKIKADILKYWHGADVGIVEEIK